CGAGCCAGTCCGCCGGATACCTGCGTCACCTGCGCCCGCGCCTCACCCAGCAGCGGGTGCGCGGGGAAGCGCAAGGCGGACACGGCCTGGATGTCCCGGGCCGCCTTGAGGATGGCGTTGTCCAGCCCTCCCGTGTGCGCGTGCGCCACGTGGCCGCTCTTGCCGTGCGCCACGCAGCGCAACAGCAACATGCCCCGCTGCGCCGTGCAGGGCTTGAGCGACGTGGGCTCACCCACGATGGCGGCGTCCAGCGGCCCCAGCGTGGAGAGCAGCGGCCCCAGCCCCTTGCCGCCCGTCTCCTCCTCGGCGGTGAGCGCGAAGACGCACTCCACACCCTTCGGCGCGCCTTCTTCCAGGAGCGCCTTCGCGGTGAGGAGCATGGCGGTGACGCAGCCCTTGGCGTCGTTGGCGCCCAGGCCGTAGAGCGTGTCGTCCTTCCACACGGCCTCGTGCGGCTCCGTGGTCCACCCGGCGCACGGCTTCACCGTGTCCAGGTGGGAGTTCACGAGCAGGCGCTTCGGCCCGCTGCCCACGCTGAACCACACGTTGTGGCCCTGGCGGTGCACGCGGGCACCCCAGGACTCCGCATGGCCCGCGACGAGGTCCGCGATGCGGGCCTCGTCGCCGGAGACGCTGGGCGTGGCGACCAGCGCGGTGAGCAGCTCGGCGGGGTTCAACCCTTGGCCTCGCCGTGCTTCACCGGGTGCTCGCGCACGACCATGGTGCCGCTGCCCTCGTTGGTGAAGACCTCCTCCAACAGCGCATCGGACTGCTTGCCGCTCACCAGGTGCACGCTGCCCACGCCACCCACGAGCGCGTGGCGCATGGCGTGCGCCTTGGGACGCATTCCACCCGTGAGCCGGCCTTCGGCCTCCAGGGAGGCCAGGTCCGACAGCGTGGCCAGCGAGATGAGCGACGACGGGTCGGAGACGTCCTTGAGGAGCCCCGGCACCTCTACCAGGAAGAAGAGCTTCTCCGCGTGCAGCGCCGCCGCCAGGGCCGCCGCCACCGTGTCCGCGTTGGTGTTGTAGACAGCGCCGTCCTGGCCGCCCGACAGCGGGGCGATGACGGGCACGTAGTCCGCGGAGCGCAGGTGCTCCACGACGCGCGTGTCCACGGACTCGATGTCGCCCACGAGGCCGTAGTCCACCATGCGCCCTTGCGTCTCGCCGGGCTCC
This DNA window, taken from Corallococcus coralloides DSM 2259, encodes the following:
- a CDS encoding M20/M25/M40 family metallo-hydrolase, which produces MNPAELLTALVATPSVSGDEARIADLVAGHAESWGARVHRQGHNVWFSVGSGPKRLLVNSHLDTVKPCAGWTTEPHEAVWKDDTLYGLGANDAKGCVTAMLLTAKALLEEGAPKGVECVFALTAEEETGGKGLGPLLSTLGPLDAAIVGEPTSLKPCTAQRGMLLLRCVAHGKSGHVAHAHTGGLDNAILKAARDIQAVSALRFPAHPLLGEARAQVTQVSGGLARNQVPDRCEFFVDLRTTPGMDHAKVAEDVGRALESEVVVHSARYLPKGTDASHPLVRAAVVASGQDTVGSSTTSDWAFLGDIPAVKVGPGDTLRSHQANEYLTRAELEAGLAFYRRLLHGYAGEVSRG
- the argB gene encoding acetylglutamate kinase, which codes for MPLSPDPYAALRNAAKYVKQFRSKTFVVKLGGAVLTDPRTRKAACEQIALLWAFSIRPVVVHGGGPELDSLCDALHLPIEKVAGRRVTSAPVLDAAKMVLAGKLHTDLLADLQAAGVPAVGLSGVDAGLIKARKRPPVLVTEPGETQGRMVDYGLVGDIESVDTRVVEHLRSADYVPVIAPLSGGQDGAVYNTNADTVAAALAAALHAEKLFFLVEVPGLLKDVSDPSSLISLATLSDLASLEAEGRLTGGMRPKAHAMRHALVGGVGSVHLVSGKQSDALLEEVFTNEGSGTMVVREHPVKHGEAKG